Below is a window of Cataglyphis hispanica isolate Lineage 1 chromosome 2, ULB_Chis1_1.0, whole genome shotgun sequence DNA.
GAGCGcatgaaaatctatagtttacgtaacatatattatagatttccaagcgatctatgcgctctatgcgtgaaacggaacgcaacctATATCTTTAGATGCATGTATAGATATAGGCACTTTCCGCTTTCTCTTCGCGCATGGCACACAGTTGATTTGCTACAAGTAAAATCACGGTCTTTGCGGcgaatcatataataaaatcatgatGATTCGATTGATTTTCAGTTTCGTGATTTGCATTTTTGTTACGGCGAGCTTTGTGGATACGTATCCATACAAATATAACGGTAttgtaaaaaacttttaataaatctatatttttaatagtattttttggCCTTTCTAACCTAAAGTAAGGAATGACAGCTGACAGCTGACAGCTTGTCCAGCGTCCTTCTATAACTCTCCAGTCAAACATGCACATTTTGATGAATGTTGTcccaataaaataaacaataaaaattaaaataattataaatttttgaaacctTGTATGAAAAGCGTTTCTTTTTCAGTAAAAATAATGTCTagcattaagaaataatttaatccttatatttaaagaatgctaagctcttatatttttttcgaaaattttgctagttaatttatttgttttttaaataataaatcgaattattcaatttctttGTCATGATTGCTCAAATGTTTTGCAGATAATAATGTACTTGAGGAACAGAATGTGAATCTTATGCAATTgctaatagatatatttcatcgtggttataaacaaaaagaacaAGGTTATAACAAGGAAAATCGTAGAAATATTGACAATGATCTTGAGAATTGGACTGGACGTTGGATGCCTGATAGACCTGATGATGGAACACCACCAcctaaaatattgaagaacaaacgattatatgaatatgaatCTATCACAGAATTTCCTCACGAGATGTACATGGGCCATGTATCACCAGAATGTGACGATGCTAaggttattatttttaatcatatagaTATTGTCCATATTGAAACAGCacctgaatatttttaattgaattatataacgtGTGTATTTtagtaacaataaaaatttcagacaaACTTAACTATCGATTGGGATCATACTCCAGCAGAATATACATGTTATGGTCATAAGATCACACCAAGCAATATTTCTCCAAAGATCTACTGTGAAAACATTCCAAAGATGTATaaggtaaaattattttagactaTTATATGATGTactaatgttatatttatagcgAATTTGGTTGAAATCTCTAGTGCACGCCGCTGCACATTGAAGACTGtcgtatacaaatttataacaataaaagtaattaaaaccgtaaaataatattaatatcacacgttattattatcgttatttatattgaataacaataacaataaattattttactgttttaattatttatggtaTTGTATATGACGGATTTCAATGTGCACtagtacatttattaaaatttactattataatatgaattttgatCAAAGCATTTTTTTAGGCTCCTCACAAATGTATGAACCAAAAAATCGAATATGACGACGATATTCCTATTTagtaagtaaatattattttcttatggtTACTTATAAACATCATTATCATCTATATATCCTAACAATATTCATATACGATTTGTAGTGGTCCACATAGACCTTTATGGCCAATTTATGgagaatacaaatttttgccAAAACAGAGATGGTTACATAATCTTGAGGTAATATCTTCATAATGTATTACATATGAATTTGGTATCATTATTTACGTTTGTTTAtcctattttattctattaacaGCATGGAGCGATCGTCATGTTATATCATCCATGCGCGAATCCACTGGAAGTAGAACGTTTGAAAAATCTGGTTAATAAGTGTCTCTGGCGACATATTATCACACCATACAGTTACCTAGACGAGGAACGTGTAAGTATAGAACTGCTTTAATagtttctttttaacattcttttccaatttttctcaTCGAGACATCcctaattaacaataatttatttatttttatatatgattgaatttatattgtttcatttttctcaatgctatcatttcttaattataatatatattattcttaaaagttTAGGTATTCCATCTATTCTATGTTTTACAGCCTTTAGCGCTTCTATCCTGGGGCTGCAGATTGACTATGTCTTATGTAGATCCTAAACTAGTAACTCATTTTATACGGAAAATGGCTCTTAAGGCTCCAGAATGGCGGATCGCGGAAGATGGTCAATTTGAGGACGGATTACTCAGTCAATCAGACATAGTATCGGATACAACGGATTCCGTGCTTTGTcctaatatataagtaaatgtattatatatgtaacacaatgatatttcttatatttccaAGCTCGTAATTAGTATGTAAtttctgttatattttgtacatattattttattgactaCTCAAATAGTCATCGTCTGttttccattatatataatatttagttagatgtgtgaaaaatatttatttgcaatattttgattacttAGAGTAAGTGAACTTccctatataatatatacatatataatatacgatatcTTATAGGAAGTATATggaataataacaaatgaactcatatatatatatatatatatatatatatatatatatatatatatatatacaaatacgaGTCCTtccattttttacaattgcgTTTCTTTTACCTTTATGCACCTTGCATTTGTAGAGGAGATTGGAGGAAAGGTTTCAAAAAACTTATAAcgctcctttttttcttttattccccatatattcatatattcttCATCCTTCGAGAAGATCATTAAATACATTGAACATCGTGTCGGTTTTTCGAATTTTCCTTGCGGACCGCTTATCTACAGATGTATAGTAACTTCACTGCAGTgctgattataatttttatttttgcagattACTTATCtccaatgatatataaaattagggATTAAGACAAGTGTGACACGCTACTGTTGTTAtcgataatgcaaaatatgctACCCGACTACTCAATTGTTATAACGTAAaagaatatagttatatagtaAACTTGGCTTCTCCTTGTTTCTTTG
It encodes the following:
- the LOC126859095 gene encoding uncharacterized protein LOC126859095, with translation MMIRLIFSFVICIFVTASFVDTYPYKYNDNNVLEEQNVNLMQLLIDIFHRGYKQKEQGYNKENRRNIDNDLENWTGRWMPDRPDDGTPPPKILKNKRLYEYESITEFPHEMYMGHVSPECDDAKTNLTIDWDHTPAEYTCYGHKITPSNISPKIYCENIPKMYKAPHKCMNQKIEYDDDIPIYGPHRPLWPIYGEYKFLPKQRWLHNLEHGAIVMLYHPCANPLEVERLKNLVNKCLWRHIITPYSYLDEERPLALLSWGCRLTMSYVDPKLVTHFIRKMALKAPEWRIAEDGQFEDGLLSQSDIVSDTTDSVLCPNI